The window AAGCACGTTGTACTGAATGAGCCAGGTAATGGGGGTGGCGATGATCATAACGAAGATAACCGCCGCGCCCATGCCGATGGACACGCCCTTTTCCTTGGAGCAGCCAAGGTAGGGACACTGACCCAGGTACTGAGCCAAAACGACGTTGTTGACGAAGACCGCGGATATGAGAAGCAGGAAGTATTCCATCATGACTTAGTACCTCCTAATCCCTGCCCATGGCGCAACCGCGACAGGATTCGCAGCCGGGCATGGGGTTTTCAGCGGGCTTTTCGCCACGGCGCATGGCCTTGCGGATGCTCATCAGGTTCATGCCGGCCAGAATCAGCCCCAGCGAAACGAAGGCGCCGGGTGCTTCCACCATGAAGTGGACGGGCTGGAAGCTCGGTCCGAACAGGGTGTGGCCGAACAGGGTGCCGTAGCCGAGCACTTCGCGCAGCGCGCCGAGGAAGGTCAGGGAGGCGGTGAAGCCGATACCCATGCCCAGACCGTCGGCAAGGGAGGGAAGAACGCTGTTCTTGCCTGCAAATGCTTCTGCGCGGCCGAGGATAAGACAGTTAACAACGATAAGGGGCACGAAGATGCCCAATTGCTGGTAGAGAGGATAGGTGTATGCCTGCATGAGCAATTCCACCGCAACAACGAGTGATGCAGCGATGGCGATGTAACAGGCGATACGCACCTTCTTGGGAATGATGTTACGAATCAGCGAAATAACGACGTTGGACAGGGCAAGAACGAAGATAACCGCAAGTCCCATCCCGAGGCCGTTGTTGGCAGATTTCGTAACGGCAAGCGTGGGGCACAGTCCCAGCATAAGCCGGAACGGGGGCAGTTCAGCCCACAGGCCCTTGGAAAACTCTTTCCACATGCTGGCCATTGTATTCTCCTTTATCGGTTCACGACCGGCTATTTCCAGGTGCCCGTAGCTTCGGACTTGATCGCCTGATACACCTTGGCAGCGTTCTGAACGGCAGTCACAACGCCGGTGGAGGAGATGGTCGCACCGGAAAGTGCGTCAATCTGTCCACCCTTGGACTTCAGTTCCACAACCATGGGCTGCTTCTTGAACTGCTTGGTGAATCGGGGGTCCGCAACCACGGTGCCGAGACCGGGAGTTTCCTTCATGGTCGTAACGCCGATACCGGTGAGGGTGTCGTTTTCCACGTTAAAACCAACGATAACGCCAATGTCACCACCAAAGCCGCCGCCGAAGTCTTCCAGGGCGATGGCAACGAGCTTTCCGTCCTTGAGGGCGGGAAACACGTTGATCTCTTTGCCGGTAACGGGGTTCGTGAACTTCTTGCGATCTGCAATGGGGTCGTTATCCGTACCGGTCAGTACCTGCTTGATGGCCGGACCCTGCACATAGGTGAGAACCTGGTTCTCAATGGCGGGGGCGGTCAGCTGCTTGAGGTAGGACAGGCCGAAGCCGGAAAGACCACAGATTGCGGAAAGCACAACGATCATCTTGATTATTTCACGCATGGCTTACCTCGCTCCGAACGGTTTGGGCTTGATGAGGTCCACCAGCGGGCTGACCATGTTGGCGAGGAGAACTGCAAACATGACGCCGTCGGGATATTTGCCGTAGGTCCGGATGAGGATGACCAGCACGCCGCCGATGAGGCCGTATACCAGACGGGATACGTTGCCGTTGGGCGAGGAGGAGGTGTCCGTCATCAGGAAGAAGGCTGCCAGCATGGTGGAGCCGGTCAGCAGGTGGAACACGGGGCTCGCGTATACGGTGGGGTCAATGGCGTAATACAGGCTGCCAAGGCCCAGCACACCGATGAGGAAGCCCGCGGGAATCTGCCAGCGGATGGTTCCGCGCACGATCAGGTAGATGCCGCCGATGAGCAGCGCGCCCACCTGCATTGCGCCAAGAGCGCCAAGCTGGTCGCCGGAGATCAGCGAAGGAATGCTGAAGGTGCTCACCTGTGCAGCGCCAAAGTACTTGAGCTGGGTGAGCGGGTTCACCATTTCGGTGTTCAGCATGGTCGCATCCGGGTCAACGAACAGCGGCCAGGAAACGCGGCAGAAAGCCCAGCCCACGGCGGGGCCGACAACCGGAGAACCGCCCAGTTCGCCGTACAGGGTCTTGCCCATGAGGATGGTCACGGCAGAACCGCACATGACGAGCCACCAGGGAGCACCTGCAGGAATGAGGAAGGCGAAGAGCAGGCCGTATACTACGGCGTGCAGGTCGTCTACCACCACTTCCCGGTTCATGGCGCGGAAGGAGAGGTATTCCACAACAACGGCGGTGGAGACGGACAGCGCCATGACGCGGGCCGCTTCCATGCCGTACCAGTACAGCGCGCCGACAACGGCAGGCGCCAGAGCGATGAGGATATTGCGCATCATGCCCTGAATGCTCGTGCCGCAATGATAATGGGGTGCGGCACCTACAGCCAGGAACGGCGCGGTAGGCAATGCTTCTTTAGACATTATGCAGCCCCCTCTGCACCCTGCAGGGAGCAGGCGCTGACCTGGGCTTCCTTGAGGGCGATCTGATGTTTGCCGAGTCTGATCAGCTGCAGCATGGGACGGCGTGCCGGACAGTAGTACGCACACAGGCCGCATTCCATACAGACGTCAATGCCCTGAGCGGCGCACTGATCATACTCACGGAACTCGATGTAACGGGTAATGAGGTTGGGCATTATCCGCGAGGGGCAGTGCAGAACACATTCGCCGCAGCTGATGCACTGCTTGTTGGTCACGGGAGCGAAGGTTCCTGCCTTGATGAGGAAGAGACCCTGCGTGTCCTTGCCGATGCCGCGCATCAGGTCGGAGGTGGCGGTGCCGCGCATGGGGCCGCCGAGGATGACCATGTCGCCGTCGGCGATGGTGTGTCCTGCGTGCTCCAGCACTGTGCTTACAGGGGTACCGATGGTAACCATGTAGTTCTCGCCCTGCACGCTGACCACGGTCTTGGTGAGGGGCAGGCCGCTCTGGGCGACCAGGCCGAGGTTGAACACGGTATGCAGGGGCAACACCCGCACGCCGGTGCTCTTTTCGCTGCCCGTGGCCTTGGCGATGATGAGCTCGTCAAGGCTGTTGGGATACATCGGCTTCACGGCAACATTGGTGAGGCCGGAGAGAGAAGCGGAGGAACCGTCAGCACAGGCCAGCATGAACCTGCTGGCGGGAGACAGCTTCTTCAGCACGGCGAGGCCTGCTTCGACAGTTGCCTTGTACTGGCCCAGCAGGGAATCAGCAAAGGTGATGCCGGGCTCGGGGTTCAGTCCGTTAATAATAAGGGTATCGCACTTCTTGATCAGGGGGCGGATGTCCACGCCCAGACCTTTGAGTGCGGCAGCAAGCGCATCGCCGGAAAGGGCGGATACGTCAACGGTTTCTACGGAAGCGGGTTCAGCGGGTTCCTGAGCGGCGATAACAATGCAGTCTGCGGTGATTTCAGTCACCACACCGGCGATGCCGGCATGCATGTTACCCGTCTTGGCATTCTTGTGGTCGGCCACAAGCGTACCGGGAGCCACCTCGGCCTTCTTCTTTACGGTCTTGGTTTCATGACCGGAAAGAGGAATGCGAAGTTCGGCGGGAACAGGGCCGTCCTGGAAGCTACCCTTGTCTCCGTAGTTCAGAGAGAAAACAGCATTACTCATATTGCTCTCCTAACGGAAGTGACACTGGTTGCACTCGCCCTTCTTGTAGGGACCGGCATCCTGTTTTTCATGACAACCCATGCAGCTTGCGTGAAGTGCGTTCATCCGGTTGGGGATGACTTCGGTCACGGCCTTGTCGGTATGGCAGGAGGTACACTTGGTGAACTCCTTGCTCATCTGGCCGGCCTTGAGCGCTTCCTTCTGGTCCACGGAACCGTGGCACTTGCTGCAGCCCTGGAGCTTTTCCGCAAACATGTCTTCGTGGCAGGACTGACACTTCACGTGCACGGCATCGCGCAGGGCAAGCATTTTGCCGTCTGCTTCGTCCTGATGGCAGTCCGCGCAGTTGGCGGGTTCAGGCTCGATGTTGGTGTCTTCGTGGTGGCAATCCGTGCAGGAGGCGATATCCTCATGCATCTTGTGACCCCAGTCGTAGTCCTTGTCGAACTCGACGTGGTGGCAGGTCGCGCACTGGAGGTCCTTGGTAAAGGAAGTCTGATGCTCCTTCACCCAGGCATCGGTGACGTTGGCCCCATGGCACTGACCGCAGGAGAGAGGTTCCATATCTCCGGCTACGGTCTCATGGTGACAGGTTTCACAGGCTGCGCCGTAATCCCTGGTGTGGACCACATGATTGAAGACCACCTTTCCGCCTGCGTTGTCGAGCAGGATACGGACGGGGGTCGCTTCCGACTGGGTCGGGGTCATGTAGCCGAAAAGGGCGACGGCTGCCAGAATACCGGTCAGCACGGCGATGGGAAAGTATCTCTTTGGCAAGGTACACCTTCCTCGAAACTTGGTGTTAAACCTAACTGTACGAAATGCGAAAGATATCTGTTGGCGTCGATTGCTTTAGACCATTTTGGGAATTTTGAAAAGATCGAAGGGTTTTTTGTGTGGTCACTCATTAACTCGGCAGTAATAGCCTTTTTTCAGAGGGTTAGCTCGTGAGTGAGTGCTCAAATCTTGGAAAATGTGCCATAAATTTTTATAATTTTGTGAAAATAAAGGATGTTGTTACGCAGGAAAAGGTCGTTTTGGCGCTCTGCGGCAGAGGGGGGAAGGTACATTCTGTTGCTTCGTTCGTGGCGTAACCCGCGAGGATCTGTTATCGTGTGGAAAAAAGCTGAACACAGGTGCCGGTGGAACAGACATGAACGTAACGAAACCTCCTAAGGGTTCCCGCCAGAAAGGGGCGGATGCCAGTCGTCAGGAGCGTAGCTCTGGAGCTGACGTGAACGTGTCGCGCAGCCTTTGCGAAACAGGGGACGAAGCGACTTGTTTCGGCAATTTCATGGATTATGCCCTGACGGACGCCATGCTCGACAACTCCCTGGCCATGATGTTCATCAAGGGCAGGGACAGGCGATATCTTTCCGTGAACAAGGCGTATGCATCACTCTTCGGCAAGGATAGGCAGGATCTGGTGGGGCTGACTGCGCGGGATCTGCTTCCTCCGGACGCTCTTGCAAGCAACGAAGCGGAAGATGACGAGATTTTTGCCACAGGTCGCCCCAGCTACCGCATGCAGGCATACCCGAACGAAGGTATGCTGCGGCATTTCGAAACCGCCAAGCTGCCGCTGCTTAATACAGACGGGGAAGTAGGGGCAATCTGCTTTTTCGGCGTCGAGGTGACTGACAGGCAACGAGCCTTTCAGGAGCTGCAGGAGCAGACGACGCGCCTTCAGGGAATACTCAACAACACGCAGTCCATTGTGCATATCGTGGATCGCGACGGACGCTTCATCCTTGCCAACAAACGTACGGCCAGTCTCTGGCATACCTCTGAAGAGCTCATTGCCGGAACAACCTACTACGACCACTTTGACAGCGAGACGGCCTGCTGGCTGGAAAGCGTGAACAGGCAGGTCATGGCTGATGGCTCCGTATGGGAAGGGGAGTTGGAGCTGTCCACCCCTGACGGCCGTTTGAATTTTGCCGTACACAAGTTTCCGGTGTTCTCTGCCGATGGTTCCATAACGTCGGTTGGAACCGTCGCGCACGACATAACCACTTTGAAGCATGCTGAA is drawn from Desulfovibrio mangrovi and contains these coding sequences:
- the rsxE gene encoding electron transport complex subunit RsxE, with product MASMWKEFSKGLWAELPPFRLMLGLCPTLAVTKSANNGLGMGLAVIFVLALSNVVISLIRNIIPKKVRIACYIAIAASLVVAVELLMQAYTYPLYQQLGIFVPLIVVNCLILGRAEAFAGKNSVLPSLADGLGMGIGFTASLTFLGALREVLGYGTLFGHTLFGPSFQPVHFMVEAPGAFVSLGLILAGMNLMSIRKAMRRGEKPAENPMPGCESCRGCAMGRD
- the rnfG gene encoding RnfABCDGE type electron transport complex subunit G: MREIIKMIVVLSAICGLSGFGLSYLKQLTAPAIENQVLTYVQGPAIKQVLTGTDNDPIADRKKFTNPVTGKEINVFPALKDGKLVAIALEDFGGGFGGDIGVIVGFNVENDTLTGIGVTTMKETPGLGTVVADPRFTKQFKKQPMVVELKSKGGQIDALSGATISSTGVVTAVQNAAKVYQAIKSEATGTWK
- a CDS encoding RnfABCDGE type electron transport complex subunit D — protein: MSKEALPTAPFLAVGAAPHYHCGTSIQGMMRNILIALAPAVVGALYWYGMEAARVMALSVSTAVVVEYLSFRAMNREVVVDDLHAVVYGLLFAFLIPAGAPWWLVMCGSAVTILMGKTLYGELGGSPVVGPAVGWAFCRVSWPLFVDPDATMLNTEMVNPLTQLKYFGAAQVSTFSIPSLISGDQLGALGAMQVGALLIGGIYLIVRGTIRWQIPAGFLIGVLGLGSLYYAIDPTVYASPVFHLLTGSTMLAAFFLMTDTSSSPNGNVSRLVYGLIGGVLVILIRTYGKYPDGVMFAVLLANMVSPLVDLIKPKPFGAR
- a CDS encoding 4Fe-4S dicluster domain-containing protein, with translation MSNAVFSLNYGDKGSFQDGPVPAELRIPLSGHETKTVKKKAEVAPGTLVADHKNAKTGNMHAGIAGVVTEITADCIVIAAQEPAEPASVETVDVSALSGDALAAALKGLGVDIRPLIKKCDTLIINGLNPEPGITFADSLLGQYKATVEAGLAVLKKLSPASRFMLACADGSSASLSGLTNVAVKPMYPNSLDELIIAKATGSEKSTGVRVLPLHTVFNLGLVAQSGLPLTKTVVSVQGENYMVTIGTPVSTVLEHAGHTIADGDMVILGGPMRGTATSDLMRGIGKDTQGLFLIKAGTFAPVTNKQCISCGECVLHCPSRIMPNLITRYIEFREYDQCAAQGIDVCMECGLCAYYCPARRPMLQLIRLGKHQIALKEAQVSACSLQGAEGAA
- a CDS encoding cytochrome c3 family protein, whose translation is MPKRYFPIAVLTGILAAVALFGYMTPTQSEATPVRILLDNAGGKVVFNHVVHTRDYGAACETCHHETVAGDMEPLSCGQCHGANVTDAWVKEHQTSFTKDLQCATCHHVEFDKDYDWGHKMHEDIASCTDCHHEDTNIEPEPANCADCHQDEADGKMLALRDAVHVKCQSCHEDMFAEKLQGCSKCHGSVDQKEALKAGQMSKEFTKCTSCHTDKAVTEVIPNRMNALHASCMGCHEKQDAGPYKKGECNQCHFR